In Mycteria americana isolate JAX WOST 10 ecotype Jacksonville Zoo and Gardens chromosome 5, USCA_MyAme_1.0, whole genome shotgun sequence, one DNA window encodes the following:
- the BUB1B gene encoding mitotic checkpoint serine/threonine-protein kinase BUB1 beta: MSQDCNDEWELSKENVQPLRQGRVMSTLQEALAQQETSIHTAVQLKKQEFESEIRFYSGDDPLDVWDRYIKWTEQTFPQGGKESNLAAILERAVKALNEQQRYYKDPRYLNLWLKFGNCCNEPLDLYSYLHSQEIGTTLALLYITWAEVLEARGSFKKADLIFQEGLQRKAEPLDKLQSHHRQFQTRVSRQTLLGLEESPDEKDTDLLGAAEPQRSSLADLKGRGKKKVRAPISRVGDALKAANQNRSFQTLTSQQLSNNPGFAVFDENSASGPEIPVLTPQPWTAPPAPRAKENELSAGPWNSGRRPRNSANSGIEVPYPLPSFTPYVEESAQQQVMTPCKIEPSINCVLSARKPEKEEDPLQRVQNHQQDTQEKKEVVMYCKDKVYAGVEEFSLEEIRAEIYRKKAKKKTEEEMQAIAQKKEEIQRKIEELEKKLKKKEDDKQQQLREQPTEITEALPPLGLQGFTFSSATEAGEKQPQLQSESQVFEDTQLHKPSCSEEVIQSLDVCPDTQRGNVFLDSEDEQEEQRDEASLGKEDVRLLPPPDPATFFAIFDESSTLANQNISCSADHTQKSARRPLAVRKPSDSLTAKESIPPEACDELNGIEPLTEDAIVTGSYKNKTLCANPEDTCDFVRAAHLASTPFHGVVAQRVPAPAFSQSALKEDCPESKNAPLHQETLVCEGAYNEALCVNKLSPIMEASLEDTRSSGGSVSSGSSLSSVTQVSTIKYLRIPEKLELAQSLHAEMVTDSGGIGENITGDDVTQFLWSAEQRKKLLDPLPESVTASPDFHLETGALPVMEVEKDVELGNETYCIKWKYWTNEEYKMFFAIPANFPQLDAKGFAIKVYSQPVPWDFYITLQLQERLNTEFDQSFSENCSCYLYQDGCAILHRDINRFTLGDVIRGCKSITEEVILLVVYNLLGVVEKLHKAEIVHGDLSPEVFFLGDRICDPFANDEMTRALKIVDFSHSLDLRLQSRVNLPNSFPISQTPHGKQLLVKSSLPYQVDLVGIADIVHLMLFGDHVQVYQENSIWKISQNVSKTVDSDFWSKLFGRILNADGKSTVPLLRELREEINDMFDSCFHERLCESLAALGETFLLENFL; this comes from the exons ATGTCACAGGACTGCAACGATGAGTGGGAGCTGAGTAAAGAGAATGTGCAGCCCCTCCGGCAGGGGCGTGTCATGTCCACCTTGCAGGAAGCACTGGCTCAGCAGGAGACCTCCATCCACACTGCTGTTCAGCTCAAAAAACA ggAGTTTGAATCAGAAATCCGATTTTACTCTGGAGATGATCCACTGGATGTCTGGGACCG GTACATCAAGTGGACAGAGCAAACCTTCCCCCAGGGTGGAAAAGAGAGTAATCTTGCAGCAATATTGGAAAGGGCAGTGAAAGCACTCAATGAACAGCAGCGGTACTACAAAGATCCCCGCTATCTTAATCTCTGGCTCAAGTTT GGAAATTGTTGTAACGAGCCCTTGGATCTGTACAGTTACCTGCATAGCCAGGAAATTGGCACAACACTGGCACTACTCTACATCACATGGGCAGAAGTACTTGAGGCTAGAGGAAGTTTTAAGAAAGCAGATCTGATATTCCAGGAAGGTCTTCAGCGCAAGGCTGAGCCTTTGGACAAACTCCAGTCCCATCACAG gCAATTTCAGACCCGTGTTTCTCGGCAGACACTACTGGGGCTTGAGGAATCTCCTGATGAAAAAGATACAGATCTTCTGGGAGCTGCAGAACCTCAGAGAAGCTCACTGGCAGATCTAaaaggcaggggaaagaaaaaagtgagagcCCCAATTAGTCGTGTAGGAGATGCACTTAAAG CTGCGAACCAAAACAGAAGCTTCCAGACTCTGACTTCTCAGCAGCTTTCAAATAATCcgggttttgctgtgtttgatgAAAATTCAGCTTCTGGGCCTGAGATTCCTGTACTTACACCACAGCCATGGACAGCACCTCCAGCTCCAAGGGCCAAGGAGAATGAACTAAGTGCAGGACCTTGGAACTCTGGCAGG CGTCCTCGCAACAGTGCAAATTCTGGCATAGAAGTGCCCTACCCACTGCCCAGTTTCACCCCATATGTGGAAGAGTCAGCTCAGCAACAAGTCAT GACTCCCTGCAAAATTGAACCCAGCATAAACTGTGTTTTAAGTGCTCGCAAACCTGAGAAAGAGGAGGATCCACTACAGCGAGTGCAAAATCATCAGCAGGATactcaagaaaagaaagaggtggTGATGTACTGTAAAGATAAAGTTTATGCTGGAGTTGAGGAATTTTCTTTGGAAGAGATCCGAGCTGAAAtctacagaaagaaagcaaaaaagaaaactgaag AGGAGATGCAGGCCATAGcacagaagaaggaagaaatacaaaggaaaattgaggagctggagaagaaattaaagaagaaagaagatgacaAGCAGCAACAACTGCGTGAACAG CCAACAGAGATAACGGAAGCTTTGCCACCTTTGGGACTCCAAGGATTTACTTTTTCCAGTGCAACAGAAGCTGGGGAGAAACAGCCTCAGTTGCAAAG TGAATCCCAGGTATTTGAAGATACTCAACTACATAAACCATCTTGTTCTGAGG AGGTTATCCAGTCTCTTGATGTATGCCCAGATACACAAAGGGGAAATGTGTTTTTAGACTCTGAGGATGAACAGGAGGAACAGAGGGATGAGGCCAGCCTTGGAAAAGAAG atgTGCGTCTCCTTCCCCCACCGGATCCTGCCACGTTTTTCGCCATATTTGATGAATCCTCTACTTTGGCAAATCAGAATATAAG TTGTTCTGCAGATCATACACAGAAAAGTGCCCGGCGCCCTCTTGCTGTTCGTAAACCTTCAGATTCCCTAACTGCAAAGGAAAGCATACCACCAGAAGCATGT GATGAGCTGAATGGAATTGAACCTTTGACTGAAGATGCAATTGTGACAGGCTCCTACAAGAACAAAACCCTTTGTGCCAACCCAGAAGACACGTGTGACTTTGTTCGGGCTGCCCATCTGGCCTCAACACCCTTCCATGGGGTCGTAGCTCAGAGAGTCCCAGCTCCTGCTTTTTCACAGAGTGCCCTGAAGGAAGACTGTCCAGAATCTAAGAATGCACCTCTGCATCAGGAAACGCTGGTTTGTGAGGGAGCGTACAATGAAGCTCTTTGTGTAAATAAACTGAG CCCGATCATGGAAGCAAGCCTGGAAGATACTCGCTCGTCAGGTGGTTCTGTTTCCTCAGGATCTTCTCTGTCCTCTGTTACACAAGTATCTACTATTAAATACCTGCGTATCCCTGAGAAACTGGAACTTGCTCAGAGCTTGCATGCTGAAATGGTTACTGATTCTGGAGGTATCGGTGAAAACATTACTG GTGATGATGTAACTCAGTTCTTGTGGAGTGCTGAACAGCGTAAAAAGCTTTTAGATCCTCTGCCAGAATCAGTGACTGCTTCTCCAGATTTTCATTTGGAGACTGGCGCTCTGCCTGTCATGGAGGTTGAGAAAGACGTTGAGCTAG GAAATGAAACTTACTGTATCAAATGGAAATATTGGACCAATGAAGAATACAAGATGTTTTTTGCCATTCCAGCTAACTTTCCCCAGTTGGATGCAAAGGGATTTGCAATAAAG GTGTATTCTCAGCCTGTGCCTTGGGATTTTTATATCACACTTCAGTTACAGGAGCGTCTCAATACTGAGTTTGACCAAAGCTTCAGTGAGAATTGCAGCTGTTACTTGTATCAAGATGGCTGTGCTATTTTGCACAGGGATATAAATCGCTTCACGCTTGGG GATGTTATTCGTGGCTGTAAGTCCATCACAGAGGAAGTTATCCTGCTGGTTGTTTATAATCTTCTGGGTGTAGTAGAGAAGCTCCACAAAGCAGAGATTGTCCATGGAGATCTGAGTCCAGAGGTGTTCTTTCTGGGAGACAG GATCTGTGATCCATTTGCTAATGATGAGATGACAAGAGCTCTGAAGATAGTGGATTTCTCTCACAGTCTAGATTTGAGATTACAGTCTCGAGTAAATTTGCCCAACAGCTTTCCAATATCTCAGACCCCTCATGGAAAACAGCTTCTGGTGAAAAGTTCTCTTCCTTATCAG GTAGACTTGGTTGGCATTGCAGATATAGTCCATTTGATGCTGTTTGGGGATCATGTCCAGGTCTACCAAGAGAATTCCATCTGGAAAATCAGCCAAAATGTGTCAAA